From the bacterium genome, one window contains:
- the prmC gene encoding peptide chain release factor N(5)-glutamine methyltransferase: MPQETVLSLIQKSTTFFAEKGIDEAKLSAEHLLAHVLGQKRLQMYLRFDQPVKEEELTVFRELVRRRLKHEPVQYIVGSTEFYGLEFKVTPDVLIPRPDTEHLIDTVLDFHKAGQLADDMQILDIGTGSGAIAIALAAQLPSIRVVATDISAAALAIASANAERNKVADRIDFVEHDIFTDNLPGGGEQFDIVASNPPYIPEADIATLQPEVRDFEPMIAATDGGDGLRFYRRIVKIAPGFLKTGGLLLLEVGAGQAQTVAAMLTDANMQKVHIREDYGGIERVVSAWKG; the protein is encoded by the coding sequence ATGCCGCAGGAAACCGTTCTTTCCCTTATACAGAAGTCGACTACATTTTTCGCCGAGAAAGGCATTGACGAGGCCAAGCTTTCAGCCGAGCATCTGCTGGCGCACGTGCTTGGACAAAAACGTCTGCAGATGTATCTGCGTTTCGATCAACCGGTGAAAGAGGAAGAGCTGACCGTTTTCCGTGAACTCGTTCGTCGGAGGCTCAAACATGAGCCCGTGCAGTACATCGTAGGCAGCACGGAGTTTTACGGACTCGAGTTCAAGGTGACACCCGACGTACTCATTCCGCGTCCCGACACCGAGCACCTGATCGACACCGTTCTGGATTTCCACAAGGCGGGGCAGCTCGCGGACGATATGCAGATTCTGGATATCGGTACCGGCAGCGGCGCCATTGCCATCGCGCTCGCAGCGCAGTTACCCTCCATCCGTGTCGTTGCCACGGACATCAGCGCAGCTGCGCTGGCCATCGCGTCCGCCAATGCCGAACGCAACAAGGTCGCCGATCGCATTGACTTCGTAGAACATGATATCTTCACGGACAACTTACCCGGTGGTGGAGAACAGTTCGATATCGTCGCCTCCAATCCCCCGTACATCCCCGAAGCCGATATCGCCACCCTCCAGCCTGAAGTCCGCGATTTTGAACCCATGATCGCCGCCACCGATGGTGGAGACGGCCTTCGTTTTTACCGGCGCATAGTAAAGATCGCACCGGGTTTTCTGAAAACCGGCGGACTCCTCCTGCTCGAGGTCGGTGCCGGTCAGGCGCAAACCGTAGCCGCCATGCTGACGGATGCAAATATGCAGAAAGTGCATATTCGCGAAGACTACGGGGGCATAGAACGCGTCGTCAGCGCCTGGAAAGGCTGA
- the lon gene encoding endopeptidase La, protein MQDEKQQDLEQDPTPDQIPSTLPLIPLRDVVIFPFMIFPVLVGRDSSIAAVTESIEKDKFLFVCAQRDPEEEEPDVNGLHPNGTVARILQVLKLPNGLMKVLVDGLFQARADKIDKAKEGFYRADIEVITPPVRLNTELKALMRQLDTAFEDYVRTHRDIPNESLFGYENIDEPLRKLYYVSANLLVDIETRQSILEIQDVVKQYYHIMRIIHDELAILKVEHEIDEKVNDNIQRSQRKFFIQEQIRILQRELGDDDEVESGEFEELQERIMESGMPEEVMAKAIEELDKLKKTPMMSPEATVSRNYIDWLLAMPWETFSDDNLSVRNARRVLNKDHYGLEKPKDRIVEHIAVLNLVKEMKGQILCFVGPPGVGKTSLGKSISRALNREFARISLGGVHDEAEIRGHRRTYIGSMPGKIIQAIRKAGTSNPVILLDEIDKMSHDFHGDPTSAMLEVLDPEQNNTFNDHYLDVEYDLSKVMFITTANVQYQIPLPLQDRMEIIELPGYLEHEKLEIAKRHLIAKQVQEHGLADFGVKFEDDALMKIIREYTQEAGVRNLERNIATLCRKLAREIVFKFAGKATAAKKDPRAFVVDEKRVEKFLGVPKHRAKELARKGKVGSMIGLAWTSVGGDILHVDVSMMKGQEKLTLTGQLGDVMKESAQAALSYLRSNAERLGIATDAFEKKEIHIHLPEGAIPKDGPSAGITMTLAMLSLLLGKEPEPDIAMTGEITLHGDVLAIGGLNEKLLAARRYGIKRVLIPQDNKKDLPEVPIKIRRGLKIIPVSTIDQAIPHIFGKRK, encoded by the coding sequence ATGCAGGACGAAAAACAGCAAGATCTGGAACAGGATCCCACACCGGATCAGATTCCTTCCACACTCCCCCTGATCCCGCTCAGGGACGTGGTCATCTTTCCTTTCATGATATTTCCCGTACTTGTGGGACGCGATTCATCAATCGCCGCCGTCACGGAATCCATCGAGAAGGATAAATTCCTTTTCGTCTGCGCGCAGCGTGATCCGGAGGAAGAGGAGCCCGATGTGAATGGATTGCATCCGAATGGAACCGTAGCGCGTATCCTCCAGGTACTCAAACTCCCGAACGGATTGATGAAGGTGCTTGTTGACGGGCTCTTTCAGGCCCGCGCCGATAAGATCGACAAGGCGAAAGAAGGATTTTACCGTGCCGACATTGAGGTCATCACCCCCCCGGTACGCCTGAACACGGAACTGAAAGCGCTGATGCGCCAGCTCGACACTGCATTTGAAGACTACGTACGCACGCATCGCGATATCCCGAACGAATCACTCTTCGGCTATGAAAACATCGACGAGCCGCTGCGAAAGCTCTACTATGTCAGTGCCAACCTGCTCGTGGATATTGAAACCCGGCAGTCCATCCTGGAAATCCAGGATGTGGTGAAGCAGTACTACCATATCATGCGCATCATTCATGATGAACTCGCTATCCTGAAGGTCGAACATGAGATCGACGAAAAAGTGAACGACAACATCCAGCGTTCACAGCGAAAGTTCTTCATCCAGGAGCAGATCCGCATTCTGCAGCGTGAGCTTGGCGACGATGACGAGGTAGAGTCAGGCGAGTTTGAAGAATTGCAGGAGCGCATCATGGAATCGGGTATGCCCGAGGAGGTGATGGCCAAAGCAATCGAGGAACTCGACAAGCTGAAAAAAACGCCGATGATGTCGCCCGAAGCGACGGTCAGCCGCAATTATATCGACTGGCTGCTGGCCATGCCCTGGGAAACATTCTCAGACGATAACCTGAGCGTCCGTAATGCCCGCCGTGTGCTGAACAAGGACCATTACGGTCTCGAAAAACCCAAAGACCGTATCGTCGAACACATCGCAGTACTGAATCTCGTCAAGGAAATGAAAGGACAGATTCTGTGTTTCGTGGGTCCCCCGGGTGTCGGAAAGACTTCTCTCGGTAAATCCATTTCCCGCGCACTGAATCGTGAATTCGCACGCATCTCACTCGGCGGTGTACACGATGAGGCCGAGATTCGTGGACATCGCAGGACATACATCGGATCCATGCCGGGAAAAATCATTCAGGCCATACGCAAGGCGGGGACATCCAACCCTGTCATCCTGCTCGATGAAATTGACAAGATGAGCCATGATTTCCACGGCGATCCGACCTCGGCCATGCTCGAAGTGCTTGATCCCGAACAGAACAATACGTTCAACGACCACTACCTCGACGTCGAGTACGACCTCTCGAAAGTCATGTTCATCACAACGGCCAATGTGCAGTACCAGATTCCCCTGCCTCTGCAGGATCGTATGGAAATCATTGAATTGCCGGGCTACCTTGAGCATGAGAAACTCGAAATCGCGAAGCGCCACCTCATCGCCAAGCAGGTTCAGGAGCACGGGCTCGCCGATTTCGGTGTGAAGTTCGAAGACGACGCATTGATGAAGATCATCCGGGAATACACACAGGAAGCCGGTGTGCGCAACCTCGAGCGTAACATCGCGACCCTGTGCCGCAAACTCGCGCGAGAGATCGTCTTCAAATTTGCGGGTAAAGCCACTGCCGCGAAAAAAGACCCCAGGGCATTCGTAGTCGACGAAAAACGTGTGGAAAAATTCCTGGGAGTGCCGAAGCATCGCGCGAAAGAGCTGGCCCGGAAAGGCAAAGTTGGATCGATGATCGGGCTCGCATGGACCAGCGTCGGTGGAGATATCCTCCATGTGGACGTGAGCATGATGAAAGGTCAGGAAAAGCTCACGCTTACCGGACAGCTCGGTGACGTGATGAAAGAATCCGCTCAGGCCGCACTCAGCTACCTGCGTTCCAATGCAGAACGGCTCGGCATCGCAACCGATGCATTCGAGAAGAAGGAAATCCATATCCATCTCCCTGAGGGCGCGATTCCGAAAGATGGTCCCTCGGCGGGTATCACCATGACACTCGCGATGCTGTCGTTGCTGCTTGGCAAGGAACCGGAACCGGATATCGCCATGACAGGAGAAATCACCCTGCATGGTGATGTGCTTGCCATTGGCGGGCTCAATGAGAAACTGCTTGCCGCACGCAGGTACGGCATCAAGCGCGTGCTCATACCGCAGGACAACAAGAAGGATCTTCCCGAAGTCCCCATCAAGATTCGCCGGGGACTGAAAATCATCCCTGTGTCCACCATCGACCAGGCTATCCCGCACATTTTCGGAAAACGCAAATAA
- a CDS encoding HEAT repeat domain-containing protein: MPTVNKEQKLKQDEYAHIPALIEQLGSREGLKRQQARLALADIGAPAVDFLAELIEHPKHVYRWECVKALVQIADPDALELFLLALEDEDFDVRWLAAEGLIKLGQKSVIPVVEYLMANVKKEVVRNGAHHVLKALRRRSKAKEELDELISALWHKESAGNISNRAFDFLNRIQELSAT; this comes from the coding sequence ATGCCTACCGTAAATAAAGAACAGAAGCTGAAGCAGGATGAATACGCACATATTCCTGCATTGATAGAACAGCTGGGGAGCCGGGAAGGACTCAAACGGCAACAGGCACGTCTGGCACTTGCCGATATAGGAGCACCGGCAGTGGATTTCCTGGCCGAACTGATTGAACACCCCAAACATGTATACCGGTGGGAATGCGTCAAGGCACTGGTGCAGATCGCCGATCCTGACGCGCTCGAACTTTTTCTTCTCGCGCTCGAAGATGAAGATTTCGATGTACGCTGGCTTGCCGCCGAAGGATTGATCAAACTCGGACAAAAGTCTGTCATACCAGTTGTGGAATACCTCATGGCAAACGTCAAGAAAGAGGTCGTCCGCAACGGTGCGCATCACGTTCTCAAGGCCCTGCGGCGGAGGTCCAAAGCGAAGGAAGAACTCGATGAATTGATTTCCGCCCTCTGGCATAAAGAGTCCGCCGGCAACATCAGCAACCGTGCCTTCGATTTCCTCAATCGCATACAGGAACTGTCAGCAACCTGA
- a CDS encoding plasma-membrane proton-efflux P-type ATPase has product MNKSTHSVDESTLINEDTDEPEEPSRSSADSGNGDRGSGDDDEGSPTPRDEKKNPDAVLKELNSSREGLTEEEAGHRLEADGYNELHEEKQNPILVFLRYFWGPIPWMIEIATVLSAVVGHWADFVIILVLLFMNGIVGFWEEFQAGNAIDALKAKLALHARVRRGGKWSSIPSRELVRGDVIKLRLGDIIPADAVVIDGDEIEVDQSALTGESLPVTHELGETVYSGSIIRSGEAQAVVSAIGAHTFFGKTASLVEETHTQSHFQKAVLKIGDYLIVIAIALVVLIFAVALFRGESILDTLQFALILTIAAVPVALPAVMSVTMAVGARLLSHKDALVSRLSSIEELAGTDVLCSDKTGTLTKNELTLGDPACLGDATVEEAVLAGALASREENQDAIDTAVIGAVKDEKKLSTYKVLHFTPFDPVHKRTEAEVEDADGNRFRVSKGAPQMILELVAEADDIREEVEGIVDDFASRGYRSLGVARTDGNDKFHYLAVLPLYDPPRDDSRDTVATAASMGIDVKMVTGDQVAIAKEIAGQLGMKKNIMDARVLEETKSHESGEMEKRIEAIDGFAQVFPEHKYHIIESLQKRGHLVAMTGDGVNDAPALKRADAGIAVSGATDAARTAADIVLVTPGLSVIIDAIRESRKIFQRMNSYAIYRIAETLRVLLFMTLSILVFNFYPVTAIMIVFLALLNDGPILAIAYDNVRGGEKPERWNLPLVLSISSVLGTAGVIASFGLFFIAERVMHLDPSVIQTFMFLKLAVAGHLTIFVTRTRGAFWSSKPSPVLFWSAVITKILATLAAVYGFFMTPIGWQLSLLIWGYALAWFFVNDRIKIIAYRIFEHSGSWLFARHPSTH; this is encoded by the coding sequence ATGAATAAATCAACGCACTCTGTGGACGAGTCCACACTCATCAACGAAGACACGGATGAACCTGAAGAACCGTCGCGTTCATCAGCGGATTCAGGAAACGGCGACAGGGGTTCCGGGGATGACGATGAGGGATCACCTACACCACGAGACGAGAAGAAGAATCCCGATGCGGTGCTGAAGGAATTGAACAGCAGCCGCGAGGGACTGACGGAAGAAGAAGCCGGACACCGTCTGGAGGCGGATGGCTACAACGAACTGCATGAAGAGAAGCAGAATCCCATACTCGTCTTCCTGCGGTATTTCTGGGGCCCCATTCCCTGGATGATCGAAATCGCGACGGTGCTTTCGGCGGTAGTGGGACACTGGGCGGATTTCGTCATCATTCTCGTACTGCTGTTCATGAATGGTATCGTTGGTTTCTGGGAGGAATTCCAGGCAGGAAATGCCATCGACGCCCTGAAGGCCAAACTTGCGCTTCATGCGCGCGTTCGGCGTGGAGGGAAATGGAGCAGCATTCCATCACGTGAGCTTGTCCGCGGTGATGTAATAAAACTGCGCCTCGGTGATATTATTCCCGCGGATGCCGTCGTGATTGATGGAGATGAGATCGAAGTCGACCAGTCGGCGCTCACCGGTGAATCACTCCCCGTCACGCATGAACTGGGAGAAACCGTGTATTCCGGTTCCATCATCCGCAGTGGTGAGGCGCAGGCTGTCGTCAGCGCGATCGGCGCACACACGTTCTTCGGAAAAACCGCCAGCCTGGTCGAGGAGACGCATACGCAGAGTCATTTCCAGAAGGCGGTGCTGAAAATCGGTGATTATCTCATCGTCATCGCGATTGCCCTGGTTGTGCTGATTTTTGCCGTCGCCCTGTTTCGCGGCGAATCCATTCTCGATACGCTTCAGTTTGCGCTCATCCTGACCATTGCGGCCGTACCGGTCGCACTGCCGGCGGTGATGTCCGTCACCATGGCTGTGGGTGCGCGCCTGCTCTCGCACAAGGATGCCCTGGTGAGCCGTCTCTCTTCTATTGAAGAACTGGCGGGAACCGACGTCCTCTGCTCCGACAAAACAGGCACACTGACGAAAAACGAACTCACGCTTGGAGATCCGGCATGTCTTGGCGATGCAACGGTTGAGGAAGCCGTGCTGGCAGGTGCGCTCGCATCACGTGAGGAGAATCAGGATGCCATCGACACGGCGGTGATCGGCGCAGTGAAAGATGAAAAGAAACTCAGCACGTACAAGGTGCTGCACTTTACCCCGTTTGATCCTGTGCACAAGCGCACCGAAGCTGAAGTGGAAGACGCTGACGGGAACCGTTTTCGTGTCAGCAAGGGTGCCCCGCAGATGATTCTTGAACTTGTTGCTGAGGCAGACGACATCCGCGAGGAAGTCGAGGGCATTGTTGATGATTTCGCGTCCCGTGGATACCGCTCGCTTGGCGTAGCGCGAACCGACGGCAACGATAAGTTTCACTATCTCGCCGTCCTTCCCCTTTACGATCCTCCACGCGATGATTCACGCGATACTGTAGCCACTGCGGCATCAATGGGCATCGATGTGAAAATGGTCACCGGTGATCAGGTAGCTATCGCCAAAGAGATTGCCGGACAGCTCGGCATGAAAAAGAACATCATGGATGCACGTGTTCTCGAGGAAACGAAATCGCATGAATCCGGGGAAATGGAAAAACGGATTGAAGCGATCGACGGCTTCGCCCAGGTCTTCCCCGAGCACAAATATCACATCATTGAATCGCTGCAGAAACGTGGGCACCTGGTGGCGATGACCGGCGACGGCGTCAACGATGCTCCGGCGCTGAAACGGGCGGATGCCGGGATCGCAGTATCCGGCGCTACGGATGCGGCGCGGACCGCCGCAGACATCGTGCTCGTCACTCCCGGACTCTCCGTCATCATTGACGCCATCAGGGAAAGCCGTAAAATCTTCCAGCGCATGAATAGCTACGCGATTTACCGCATCGCCGAAACGCTGCGTGTGCTGCTGTTCATGACGCTTTCCATCCTCGTTTTCAATTTCTACCCCGTCACCGCGATCATGATCGTATTCCTCGCGCTGCTCAATGACGGTCCCATACTCGCGATCGCCTATGACAATGTGCGAGGAGGCGAGAAACCGGAGCGGTGGAATCTGCCCCTCGTGCTGTCCATCTCAAGCGTCCTCGGTACTGCGGGCGTCATTGCCTCCTTTGGACTCTTCTTCATCGCCGAGCGTGTCATGCATCTCGATCCCAGCGTCATTCAGACCTTCATGTTCCTGAAGCTGGCCGTGGCGGGACATCTGACCATTTTCGTAACGCGTACGCGCGGGGCATTCTGGTCGAGCAAGCCTTCCCCCGTTCTGTTCTGGTCCGCCGTCATCACGAAAATCCTCGCTACACTAGCGGCAGTCTACGGCTTCTTCATGACCCCGATCGGCTGGCAGCTCTCTCTCCTCATCTGGGGATACGCGCTGGCGTGGTTCTTCGTAAATGATCGTATCAAGATCATCGCCTACCGTATATTCGAACATTCCGGTTCATGGCTCTTCGCCAGACATCCATCCACACATTAA
- a CDS encoding DsrE family protein, whose translation MQRILIIINDAPYGTEKAYNALRMAMTLQKEHGDAVEVRVFLLADAVFCGLPGQNTPEGYYNIERMLASVLRKGGEVKSCGGCSQARGIANMSFIDGVQLSNMKEFAQWTVECEKVLTF comes from the coding sequence ATGCAGAGAATTCTGATCATCATCAATGATGCCCCATACGGCACGGAGAAGGCATACAATGCGCTGCGCATGGCCATGACCCTGCAGAAAGAACATGGCGACGCTGTCGAGGTGCGCGTTTTTCTGCTCGCCGATGCTGTGTTTTGCGGACTCCCAGGTCAAAACACGCCGGAAGGATACTACAACATCGAACGGATGCTTGCATCCGTCCTTCGCAAAGGCGGTGAAGTGAAGAGCTGCGGCGGATGCTCGCAGGCCCGCGGCATCGCAAACATGTCCTTCATCGACGGTGTGCAGCTGAGTAATATGAAGGAATTTGCACAATGGACTGTCGAGTGTGAGAAGGTGCTCACGTTTTAG